A part of Lutra lutra chromosome 2, mLutLut1.2, whole genome shotgun sequence genomic DNA contains:
- the SAP30 gene encoding histone deacetylase complex subunit SAP30 — MNGFTPEEMSRGGDAAAAVAAVVAAAAAAAASAGNGAGAGAGAEVPGAGAVSAAGPPGAAGPGPGQLCCLREDGERCGRAAGNASFSKRIQKSISQKKVKIELDKSARHLYICDYHKNLIQSVRNRRKRKGSDDDGGDSPVQDIDTPEVDLYQLQVNTLRRYKRHFKLSTRPGLNKAQLVEIVGCHFRSIPVNEKDTLTYFIYSVKNDKNKSDLKVDSSVH; from the exons ATGAACGGCTTCACGCCTGAGGAGATGAGCCGTGGAGGGGACGCGGCCGCCGCAGTAGCCGCAGTGGTCGCTGCCGCCGCGGCTGCCGCAGCTTCAGCCGGGAACGGGGCAGGGGCTGGCGCCGGGGCTGAGGTGCCCGGTGCCGGGGCCGTCTCTGCTGCTGGACCCCCGGGAGCGGCTGGCCCCGGCCCCGGACAGCTGTGCTGTCTGCGGGAGGACGGTGAGCGGTGCGGCCGGGCGGCTGGGAACGCCAGCTTCAGCAAGAGGATCCAGAAGAGCATCTCCCAGAAGAAGGTGAAAATCGAGCTGGATAAGAGC GCAAGGCATCTTTACATTTGTGATTATCATAAAAACTTAATTCAGAGTGTtcgaaacagaagaaagagaaaaggaagtgatGATGATGGAGGAGATTCACCTGTTCAAGATATTGATACTCCAGAG gtgGATTTATACCAATTACAAGTAAATACACTTCGGAGATACAAAAGACACTTCAAACTATCAACCAGACCAGGACTTAATAAAGCACAACTTGTTGAG atagTTGGTTGCCACTTTAGGTCTATTCCAGTGAATGAAAAGGATACCTTAACATATTTCATCTACTCAGTGAAGAATGACAAGAACAAATCAGATCTCAAGGTTGATAGTAGTGTTCACTAA